The Aphis gossypii isolate Hap1 chromosome 3, ASM2018417v2, whole genome shotgun sequence genome includes a region encoding these proteins:
- the LOC126550643 gene encoding uncharacterized protein LOC126550643 has translation MYSRAALTCPLFYNWIYIAFFVSLEIVVASNEIWHDISVYLNGVVSKNAIHVFVHRDRHNVKAALGFQKEQTFDFHSISKNVNMESFNERDDSNLIDESSDYSSDDTLNKLPTKCFTFTFSTDEWKQIQPQEVVYKMNDRMNKKNSTRSYYILPKGSWTSLLAEFFWEHTKLPCCIAFKRAKVYEFGNYYITVDGRCSVCRSIFKGIVSDKPSENSR, from the exons atgtacagcagagcggcactcacttgcccgcttttttataACTGGATCTATATtgctttttttgtttcattagaAATTGTTGTGGCATCAAATGAAATTTGGCACGATATAAGTGTTTATCTAAATGGCGTCGTTAGTAAGAATGCTATACATGTGTTCGTGCATCGCGATCGTCATAACGTGAAAGCAGCTTTAGGTTTTCAAAAAGAGCAAACATTTGACTTTCACAGTATTTCGAAAAATGTCAATATGGAAAGCTTCAATGAACGGGATGATTCAAACTTAATAG aTGAATCTAGTGATTATAGCAGTGATGatacactaaataaattaccaactaaatgttttacatttactttttcaacCGACGAATGGAAACAGATACAGCCCCAGGAAGTAGTTTACAAGATGAATGAtcgtatgaataaaaaaaatagtactcGATCCTACTATATTCTTCCGAAAGGATCATGGACATCTTTACTAGCAGAATTTTTTTGGGAACATACGAAATTACCTTGTTGTATAGCGTTCAAAAGAGCAAAAGTATATGaatttggaaattattatataactgtagATGGTAGATGTTCCGTATGTAGATCAATTTTTAAAGGAATTGTTTCAGACAAACCATCTGAAAATTCAaggtag